The genomic stretch GACCTAAGAAAGCCTGCCTCAATCACCTGATACAAAATGGCCAAAGACTATGAACAGGCAGTTGATACAAAAGGGAATTCAGATAGCTTGAATTCTACAGGGAAAAAAGAGACCACacaaaattacaatgaaatgcCAATTCCCACTTGTTAGTTTGGCAAATTCCAAGAAACTGGTCTGGCTGGGTTGATTCAGGGGGGGCATTCTCCATGGAATGTAAGTGGGATGGTCTCCATGGAAGGCAGACTggccttccttttcctcctctcccctcacttAGGGAAATGTCATGTGTGGTCCCCTCCTTCTCGTGCCTTAAAAGGTAAATAAACAGGTTGGTGTGAATCACAGATAACTCACCTCACTCCCAAGAAGGTCCTTAAGCGAGGGTGCTGTGCTCAGGCCACAGGGATGCTGGCCTCTTTtcctgctctcttccttctcaccCTGGTCTAGTGCCTGCAGACAAAGTAGGAGGCTTGTCCAGGCCTTGGAGGTCTTGGGGCTTCCAGGGGCCTCTGAGCTGCTATCTACATGGCTGGAGCTTCCAAGAGAAACCGCTGAGAtggccctgcccctgccagggTAGTGGAAATCCACCCGCTGGGCAccaggcctggggctctggggctTGGGGCTCAGGGGCTTACAGGGCACGCCGTGGCTTCCATATGCCAGGAAGCAGGTGGAGCTGGAGGGAAAGGTGGGGCTGATCCCAGCCTGCTGCCTCCCAGGACTGGTGGGTGACAAAGGCCAAGGCTTTTCAGGAAAGTTACCTGAAGGTAGGTATTTACCACTTTCCTGAGTGCTTGTACATTTGATAGTTGGTTCactttttctcctgttatctgAAGAGACCAAATCGCTGAATGACAAAGGTGTGGGGGAATGTGGGAGTGTCCAGTGATCTCTAAAAACGTAGCAGCTCTCCttgtcctctgcctgcccctcGCAGTGGCTACTGGTGCCTAGTGGGGAAGGTCTGGGGGGATTCAAGATCTCCGGTCCTGGAACCAGACTCACTAAGGAGGGCCTTTTGGGGCCTTCAGCATCTTTGCTTTTCAGAACTGTGTGCGAGGAGGTCTGGTGCAGcctgctctttttcttctggtcCTTGAAAGAACCTGGAAAACACTCAGCagtgttctctttttctaaaactcTCGACTCAAAAAAATTTGCAAAGGTCTTATGAGCTGAGGCCAACCTCGCGCTGAGCCTCTTCTCTGGGGTTTTGCGTCTCTTGGCGTCGCAGCTTTCTGAGGACTGTCTTCTGCTACCGAGGTGCCCACGCGTCTCCACATGGCCCCCTTCCGTCTGCCCTGCGAGCCCTCGGCCTGCGCCCTGGAAGCCGATCTCGGGAGAGGCGCTGGCGTGCGCGCCGCGTGGAGTCCCGACCCGGCCCGACGCGCTCTGCCCGCCGGCCACCGGGGGCGGACTGTCGGTGCACAGCTCCTCGAGGCCGTTAGAAGCCCCAGGGCGGCCCCGTCCCGGGCTCTCGGCGGCCGAGGGCTTGCCTTTCCGTAAGGAGGTCACCTCGGGAAACGCCAGCCCCTTCCCGGGCTCCCGCGAAGCCTGGCGGAGCCGGCGGGCCGTTCCGGGCAGCCGGAGCGCACGGGCGCGGGCAGGGCCGGGCCGCTTGTCCGCACCGCCCTCCGCTGCGCGCACCCCTAGCGTGTCCTCGGGGCCCTGGGCCCCGGGCGCCCCAGCAGCTTCCTCCCTGGCCGCCGGGGTCCCGGAGCTCTGGCTGGCCCCGGGCGGGTTCTCTTCCGCAGGCGCCCCTGTGCTCAGCAGGCCCCCTGCGGCGCGCCCTTGGGAAGACGTCTCTTCCCCGCCCGGGGGCCTCTCTTCCGAAGCCGCCTGGGGGATCAGAAGTATCCTAAGCTCTGCGGCTGGGGCCACCTGCTGAAGAGCCTCGTCTTCACCTCGCAGTCCGAGGGCTGCCGGCAGCTCAGACGCATTGCCGAAAGTTTGTGGGTTCCCAGGCCGGGAAACCACACGTGGGGTCGCTCCAGCACTGCAGGGAGACCCTGGTCTTTCCTCCAGAAACTCACCGGACTGTGTTTCTGGAAGAGGACCCACTTTCCTCCTGGTGGCCGGCAACCCTTTCTGCTCGACAGCTGCAATGATGCGCGTGCCCTTAGAAGACGTGTCTGCTTTGGGCTCTAGCTGGAGGCCCTCTGCCAAGGGTGTGGCACCACCCTTGTGCCCCTGGTCACACCCCTCACCGCCCCAGGGGCAGGGGGACACGGTGACTGCTGCGACTCCTGAAGAACCCTGCAAGGCATTTTTCGTGAAGTTGGGGTCTGGAACCGTGCTTGATTTCAGGGTGGTCTCCGGAGCATCTGAGTGATTGCTTACTGCAGAGCAAACCCCCCAGTCTTTGTTCCACACCCGTGACCTGCTATTGCTGGGATGATGTGGGAGCTTGGCCCTAGCAGGTGGCTTTCTTTTCTCACTGAGGATATGCTTTGATGTGTAATTACTGGTTTGGTTTCCTGCCTCGACAGAAATGTCTTGAAGCGGCTTCTGTTTATCACTCACGTCCTCAGCATTTGGTGCCAGGCCAGCGCTTAGGGGCGCCTCTGTTCTGCTTTCTGGGCCGTGTCCCAACTTGCCCTCGGCTGGTACCAGCACTTCCTCTGCACTGCAGCTCACCAACTCCGCAGTAAGGCGTGAAGAGACTGGGCAGGACCTAGAATCCTGTCCTGGCTGGTTTTCCAGCCAGAGACTTTCAGAGGGCGTGTCCTGAGAGGCCCTTTTCCAGCTAAGAGCACTGGGTTCATAGAGATCCTCCAAACCAGGAGCCTTCCTTTGGGAAGCAGGAAGCAAATGAGACAGTTGGGTGGGAACAGGGTAAAGAGGGTGTTGTGTTCTTGGAGCCCGTCCTGCTTCTGTCCCTTCCTTCAGATGGCTCCCAAACTTCACAAAGTTCTGCCCTAGAGGACCCTCAGAGTATCTTAAGGGAAACTCTGCTATGGAACGGGCCCTGTTCAGCGTCGTCGTGTGCTGACAGCAGTGCCTTGGGAATGCCTTGCCCTTGTCATCGGTCTTTTCTGGGGCGCTATGGCAAAGCTTGGCATGTAGGAGGCATGATGTCCCTAAAGGAAGCTGGCAGGTGGCATCTAAGCCGGGCTGGGAGCAGAGCAAGCCTGTGTTCAGTGCGGGGCCCCGAGTACTTCCCTTCCCTGTCCCGGCTCCCGGAGGGGCTGTGAGAGGCAGCTGGGTTCCCCTGTCCCTGTTGTGGATATTTGGCCAGCTCCGGCCCTGTTCACAGCACCAGAGAAGAAAGGGCCAGACCACTGGGATGCCCAGATAACTCTCAGACCTGGATTTCTGAAGAGAAAAACCAGAGGACCCCCTGAGGTCTTGTACAGTCACGGCCTTCGCTGGCGGGAGGCCGCAGCTGCCCGTGGGCCCCTGTGAACAGCCCTGTGTGCGGCCAGCAGTCCCTGCCAGCGGCGACTCTCGCTCCGGGCCGGCCACGTCCTCCCAAAGGTGCACGGCCCTCACCTCTCCAGCAACTGCAGCAAAGGCTCGTGCCCCACTTTTGCAGGACTCTTCCTTGAAGTCAAGGTACAGATCTAGTTCCTCTTTTGGGTCAAGCCCAGGGACACCAGTTGAATGCTCTTCCTGAAGGGTTCTGGATGCTGGGGTGTCACGGCATCCCCTGCGTGCTTCTCTGTCCTCAGAGGTACCATCTGGAGTGAGGCAGATTCCCCCTAGGAGGTCACCAGGCAGGGACTCTGTGTCGGAAGCACTTTCAAAGGGGTCAATTTTTGTGTCTGATTGACTTTCACTCTGGTGGGACAGTGTCTCAAAATCATCGTGGTCTGTTTCCCGGCTCCATCCCTGTTCCTCTGGTTCTGCGGGAGAAGGGGGGAGCTCCTTGTCTTCAATCTCACCTTCACCTGGCAGGTGTACACTTGGCTCTGGAGTCTGGAAGGGCAAGAAGAGAGGAGTCACAGACAAGGCCTGAGGACATCTGCACAGAGGTACACTGCACCTGCCTTTGTCAGAAGGAAGAAGGTTCAGAAATGTTTCATTTG from Physeter macrocephalus isolate SW-GA chromosome 2, ASM283717v5, whole genome shotgun sequence encodes the following:
- the ARHGEF4 gene encoding rho guanine nucleotide exchange factor 4 isoform X1, whose protein sequence is MLSVVHFLRSFFKTPEPSVHLPGEGEIEDKELPPSPAEPEEQGWSRETDHDDFETLSHQSESQSDTKIDPFESASDTESLPGDLLGGICLTPDGTSEDREARRGCRDTPASRTLQEEHSTGVPGLDPKEELDLYLDFKEESCKSGARAFAAVAGEVRAVHLWEDVAGPERESPLAGTAGRTQGCSQGPTGSCGLPPAKAVTVQDLRGSSGFSLQKSRSESYLGIPVVWPFLLWCCEQGRSWPNIHNRDRGTQLPLTAPPGAGTGKGSTRGPALNTGLLCSQPGLDATCQLPLGTSCLLHAKLCHSAPEKTDDKGKAFPRHCCQHTTTLNRARSIAEFPLRYSEGPLGQNFVKFGSHLKEGTEAGRAPRTQHPLYPVPTQLSHLLPASQRKAPGLEDLYEPSALSWKRASQDTPSESLWLENQPGQDSRSCPVSSRLTAELVSCSAEEVLVPAEGKLGHGPESRTEAPLSAGLAPNAEDVSDKQKPLQDISVEAGNQTSNYTSKHILSEKRKPPARAKLPHHPSNSRSRVWNKDWGVCSAVSNHSDAPETTLKSSTVPDPNFTKNALQGSSGVAAVTVSPCPWGGEGCDQGHKGGATPLAEGLQLEPKADTSSKGTRIIAAVEQKGLPATRRKVGPLPETQSGEFLEERPGSPCSAGATPRVVSRPGNPQTFGNASELPAALGLRGEDEALQQVAPAAELRILLIPQAASEERPPGGEETSSQGRAAGGLLSTGAPAEENPPGASQSSGTPAAREEAAGAPGAQGPEDTLGVRAAEGGADKRPGPARARALRLPGTARRLRQASREPGKGLAFPEVTSLRKGKPSAAESPGRGRPGASNGLEELCTDSPPPVAGGQSASGRVGTPRGAHASASPEIGFQGAGRGLAGQTEGGHVETRGHLGSRRQSSESCDAKRRKTPEKRLSARLASAHKTFANFFESRVLEKENTAECFPGSFKDQKKKSRLHQTSSHTVLKSKDAEGPKRPSLVSLVPGPEILNPPRPSPLGTSSHCEGQAEDKESCYVFRDHWTLPHSPTPLSFSDLVSSDNRRKSEPTIKCTSTQESGKYLPSGNFPEKPWPLSPTSPGRQQAGISPTFPSSSTCFLAYGSHGVPCKPLSPKPQSPRPGAQRVDFHYPGRGRAISAVSLGSSSHVDSSSEAPGSPKTSKAWTSLLLCLQALDQGEKEESRKRGQHPCGLSTAPSLKDLLGSENHMPWEEQPGKKPSCSRGLKAFHTEPAQGPFSTAEMGTWTLPFVSAEDVPRETPSQPRSISQHSHISLDDLWLEKMQRRKLKKLAQFERKMHACKDGIQCWRKMTITSPESLNLPRRSHPFSQSAPTRLNHMGWPEPIPDIALPDGALDMALRADEAGSEEDLYEDVHSSSHHYSHPGGGGEQLAINELISDGSVVCAEALWDHVTMDDQELGFNAGDVIEVMDATNREWWWGRVADGEGWFPASFVRLRVNQDEPADDEALGTGHGGAGDGGAEAQSSKDQMRTNVINEILSTERDYIKHLRDICEGYLRQCRKRVDMFSKEQLRTIFGNIEDIYRCQKAFVKALEQKFNPERPHLSELGACFLEHQEDFQIYSEYCNNHPNACVELSRLAKLSKYVYFFEACRLLQKMIDISLDGFLLTPVQKICKYPLQLAELLKYTHPQHRDFKDVEAALHAMKNVAQLINERKRRLENIDKIAQWQSSIEDWEGEDLLVRSSELIHSGELTRVTQPQAKSQQRMFFLFDHQLIYCKKDLLRRDVLYYKGRVDMDGLEVADLEDGKDRELHVSVRNAFRLRRGPSGESHLLCAKKPEQKQRWLKAFASERERVRLDRETGFSITQLQRKQAMLNASQQQAAGKPKALSRPYYLTRQKHPALPTSLPQQQVLVLAEPKRKPSTFWHSISRLAPFRK